From a single Bryobacter aggregatus MPL3 genomic region:
- a CDS encoding aspartate aminotransferase family protein translates to MKLDEIQELEKSYLLQNYARYPLALASGKGVYVYDVEGNKYLDLLSGIGVNSLGHNHPRITKVIREQSAKLLHTSNLYYHEYQGKLAKKLTEVSGMDRAFFCNSGTEAVEGALKIARSHGRKIRPEKFHLIALENSFHGRTFGALSVTGQPKYRHDFEPLLPGVTFIQRDDEAALEAAFHENTAGIILEGIQGEGGVLPVSNSFLEKARALCDQFDAILIHDGIQCGVGRPGTYFSYQNLERPVFPDVVAFAKPISCGLPMGGILMKQRAADSLGAGMHGTTFGGGPLVCRVALEFFDILDDLLPHIRKTGEYFREELRELGKKHSFVKEVRGAGLIIGVELDMECKKMVTDGFEQGLLFNVTHDTVLRFLPAYILKEKHVDKAIKGLKKIFAKY, encoded by the coding sequence ATGAAGCTGGATGAGATCCAAGAGCTAGAGAAATCCTACCTCTTACAAAACTACGCCCGCTATCCGCTGGCTTTGGCAAGCGGTAAGGGCGTGTATGTTTATGACGTCGAAGGCAACAAGTACCTCGACCTTCTCTCCGGAATTGGCGTCAATTCCCTTGGGCACAATCACCCACGTATCACCAAGGTGATCCGGGAGCAGAGCGCAAAGCTGCTGCATACCTCGAACCTCTACTACCACGAGTATCAGGGTAAGCTGGCCAAGAAATTGACGGAAGTGAGCGGCATGGACCGCGCCTTCTTTTGCAACTCCGGAACCGAGGCCGTGGAGGGCGCTCTCAAGATTGCCCGTTCCCATGGGCGCAAGATCCGTCCTGAGAAGTTTCATCTGATTGCCCTTGAGAACTCCTTCCATGGGCGCACCTTTGGCGCGCTCAGCGTGACGGGGCAACCGAAGTATCGGCATGACTTTGAACCGCTGTTGCCGGGCGTGACCTTCATCCAACGCGACGATGAGGCGGCACTCGAGGCGGCCTTCCATGAGAACACGGCGGGCATCATCCTTGAAGGGATCCAAGGCGAAGGCGGCGTGTTGCCGGTGTCGAACAGCTTCCTTGAGAAGGCGCGCGCGCTTTGCGACCAGTTTGACGCGATCCTGATCCATGACGGCATCCAGTGCGGCGTCGGGCGTCCGGGGACTTACTTCTCCTATCAGAACCTCGAGCGTCCGGTGTTTCCAGACGTGGTCGCCTTTGCGAAGCCAATCTCTTGCGGCTTGCCGATGGGCGGCATTCTCATGAAGCAGCGCGCAGCCGATTCGCTCGGCGCGGGCATGCATGGAACGACCTTTGGCGGCGGGCCGCTGGTTTGCCGGGTGGCACTTGAGTTCTTCGACATCCTCGATGACCTGTTGCCGCATATCCGCAAGACTGGCGAGTACTTCCGTGAGGAGCTGCGCGAGTTGGGGAAGAAGCATAGCTTTGTCAAAGAGGTGCGCGGCGCGGGTCTCATCATCGGCGTGGAACTCGATATGGAGTGCAAGAAGATGGTGACCGACGGCTTTGAGCAGGGCCTCTTGTTCAACGTCACGCACGACACGGTGCTGCGCTTCCTGCCTGCTTACATCCTCAAGGAGAAGCATGTCGATAAGGCGATCAAGGGCCTGAAGAAGATCTTCGCCAAGTACTAG
- a CDS encoding alpha-L-rhamnosidase, whose amino-acid sequence MLLAFALAVSSLVPSHLQTEYRENPIGIDTPKPRFSWWAPHPQSSYRLTLCRDPKCQATIWDSGKQASASSVHIEYSGPALRPYTQYSWRVQLWNQDDEPSTQSPVAHFETAALPGSTWQAQWISGGRILKANLPLERIPRNARAYISGIGYYELRINGQRVGKSVLDPGFTNYDKRVLYSTYDIAPYLRTGGNEVEITLGNGWYGQAWAGQPAAIAEFRIDGAVALKTGNGWQAFDGPHVSDSVYAGEDYDATRPLTAKTLTLPKLSPILSAQPMDPIEVQQIRPALSLNQPSPGAYVFDFGQNLTGWAKIHLQAPRGTKLRIRYAESLYPDGNLNVENLRYARCTDTYVFAGNADGEDWQPRFTYHGFRYAEVSIPDAPHRLTPPTLDSVQAILIHSQMAPAATFTSSNALFNQIHSAALWTLKGNLMSIPTDGAQRDERMGWLADAHLASAASMMHFAAVPLYENFLRLIADELGPNGEVPDVAPHRTFGQKSGDPAWAAAYPVIAWNLYTRHADKRALSDHYANIKRWVDFLSTRAKDNLVADSLYGDWMALENTPGELVSSCYYYLATSIVAKSAAILGNDSDAKLYSQRAESIAAAINAKYSGGSQAAKVLPLAFGITPADQRKRIMDETNKSIIYYHNTHLTTGIHATRYLFPLLTEMSHPELAHDLLNTREYPSYGYMIDKGATTIWEIWQYKVGSRTNSHNHPAFAAIAAFFVESTAGIQLDESKPGYTHFTLAPQITRELKHASGSLDTPQGRIQINWHRTARGYEIEAQVPPNATATMILPKINRDSPKVLHNGNEEAARRFLPYPKNGLEYELSGGHHHFVVQLD is encoded by the coding sequence ATGCTCCTTGCTTTCGCCCTTGCGGTGTCCTCCCTTGTCCCATCTCACCTCCAGACGGAGTACCGCGAGAATCCCATCGGGATCGATACCCCCAAGCCTCGTTTTTCCTGGTGGGCGCCCCATCCCCAAAGCAGCTACCGCCTCACCCTCTGCCGCGACCCCAAGTGCCAGGCCACCATCTGGGATTCCGGCAAGCAGGCCTCCGCCTCGAGTGTCCACATCGAATATTCCGGTCCCGCGCTCCGTCCATACACCCAATACTCCTGGCGCGTCCAGCTCTGGAATCAGGACGACGAACCCTCCACCCAATCCCCGGTCGCGCACTTTGAAACCGCCGCCCTTCCCGGCTCCACCTGGCAAGCCCAATGGATCTCCGGCGGCCGCATCCTCAAAGCAAATCTCCCGCTCGAGCGCATCCCCCGCAACGCCCGCGCCTACATCTCGGGCATCGGCTATTACGAGCTCCGCATCAATGGCCAACGGGTTGGCAAGAGCGTGCTCGATCCCGGCTTCACCAATTACGACAAGCGCGTCCTCTACTCCACCTACGACATCGCGCCCTACCTTCGCACCGGCGGCAACGAAGTCGAGATTACGCTCGGCAATGGCTGGTACGGGCAAGCTTGGGCAGGCCAGCCTGCGGCCATCGCCGAGTTCCGCATCGACGGAGCAGTGGCTTTAAAAACCGGCAACGGCTGGCAAGCCTTCGACGGCCCCCATGTCAGCGACTCGGTCTACGCCGGCGAAGACTACGACGCCACCCGCCCCCTCACGGCCAAGACTCTCACCCTGCCCAAGCTCAGCCCCATCCTGAGCGCGCAGCCCATGGACCCGATCGAGGTCCAGCAGATCCGCCCCGCGCTGTCCCTCAACCAACCCAGCCCTGGCGCCTATGTCTTCGACTTCGGCCAGAACCTCACCGGTTGGGCAAAGATCCACTTGCAAGCTCCCCGAGGCACGAAGCTCCGCATCCGCTACGCCGAAAGCCTCTACCCCGACGGCAACCTGAATGTCGAGAATCTGCGCTACGCCCGCTGCACTGACACCTACGTCTTCGCTGGCAATGCCGATGGCGAAGACTGGCAACCCCGCTTCACCTACCACGGCTTCCGCTACGCCGAAGTCTCCATTCCCGACGCCCCCCACCGTCTCACCCCTCCCACCCTCGACTCTGTGCAAGCCATCCTCATCCACTCGCAAATGGCCCCGGCCGCCACCTTCACCAGTTCAAACGCCCTCTTCAACCAGATCCACAGCGCCGCCCTCTGGACGCTCAAGGGCAACCTCATGTCGATCCCCACCGATGGCGCGCAGCGGGACGAGCGCATGGGCTGGCTTGCCGACGCGCACCTGGCCAGCGCCGCCTCGATGATGCACTTTGCCGCCGTGCCTCTCTATGAGAATTTCCTCCGCCTCATCGCCGACGAACTCGGCCCCAACGGCGAAGTCCCCGACGTCGCCCCGCACCGCACCTTCGGCCAGAAGTCCGGCGACCCCGCCTGGGCCGCCGCCTACCCCGTCATCGCCTGGAACCTCTACACCCGCCACGCCGACAAGCGCGCCCTATCCGATCACTACGCAAACATCAAGCGCTGGGTCGACTTCCTCTCCACTCGCGCGAAGGACAACCTCGTAGCCGATTCGCTGTACGGCGACTGGATGGCGCTCGAGAACACCCCCGGTGAACTCGTCTCCTCCTGTTACTACTACCTCGCCACCTCCATCGTCGCGAAGTCCGCTGCGATCCTCGGCAACGATAGCGATGCGAAGCTCTACAGCCAAAGGGCTGAGTCCATCGCCGCCGCTATCAACGCAAAGTACAGCGGCGGCTCCCAAGCCGCGAAGGTCCTCCCGCTCGCCTTCGGTATCACCCCTGCTGACCAACGCAAGCGCATTATGGATGAGACCAACAAGAGCATCATTTACTACCACAACACCCACCTCACCACCGGCATCCACGCTACGCGTTATCTCTTCCCGCTGCTGACAGAGATGTCTCACCCCGAGCTAGCCCACGACCTGCTCAACACCCGCGAATACCCCAGCTACGGCTACATGATCGACAAAGGAGCTACTACCATCTGGGAGATCTGGCAGTACAAAGTCGGCTCGCGCACCAACTCGCACAACCACCCGGCCTTCGCCGCCATCGCCGCCTTCTTTGTCGAATCCACCGCCGGCATCCAGCTCGACGAATCCAAGCCCGGCTACACCCACTTCACCCTCGCCCCACAAATCACCCGCGAACTGAAGCACGCCTCCGGCTCGCTCGACACGCCGCAAGGCCGCATCCAGATCAACTGGCATCGCACTGCAAGAGGCTACGAGATCGAGGCCCAAGTGCCACCGAACGCAACTGCAACGATGATCCTCCCCAAGATCAATCGCGACTCGCCGAAGGTTCTGCACAACGGAAATGAAGAGGCCGCCAGGCGATTCCTCCCCTACCCGAAGAACGGGCTGGAGTATGAACTCTCTGGCGGCCACCACCACTTCGTGGTCCAGCTCGACTAG
- a CDS encoding HEAT repeat domain-containing protein gives MRSLCLFLLGACLWAGTVEDARKVLSDAAHGKDGDERRETALALSLVYAKDPAASLLDEMLRDKDYLVRVAAVDTLGELNDKSRLGLLKTALSDDVPEVAFAAAKALYALKTPEGREALQSVYEGDLKAKSNYVKKEMMNSWRRLKSPKSAFLFTVQQGIGFVPVPGIGAGYNAMMGIFGDAEFSARAVSLLMLCGDRGKACNEMLGAAFSDEDWTVRAAAVHVAATRNLTALKGQLAVLLNDKKEKVRLRAAAGYLRMEAGVPAKALPKKL, from the coding sequence ATGAGAAGTCTTTGCCTTTTTCTTCTTGGAGCCTGCCTCTGGGCTGGGACCGTTGAGGATGCCCGGAAGGTGTTGAGCGACGCCGCACATGGGAAGGATGGCGACGAGCGACGCGAAACGGCACTTGCCTTGAGTCTTGTATATGCGAAGGATCCCGCCGCCTCTCTGCTCGACGAGATGCTGCGGGATAAGGATTATCTGGTGCGCGTAGCCGCAGTGGACACGCTGGGGGAGCTGAACGATAAGAGCCGTCTTGGCTTGCTGAAGACCGCGCTCTCGGACGATGTGCCGGAGGTGGCCTTTGCGGCCGCAAAGGCGCTGTACGCATTGAAGACCCCAGAGGGCCGCGAGGCCTTGCAGTCTGTCTATGAGGGTGATCTCAAGGCGAAGAGCAACTATGTCAAGAAAGAGATGATGAACAGTTGGCGGCGCTTGAAGTCGCCGAAGAGCGCGTTTCTGTTTACGGTGCAACAGGGCATTGGCTTCGTTCCGGTGCCGGGCATTGGGGCCGGCTACAACGCGATGATGGGCATCTTTGGCGATGCGGAGTTCAGCGCGCGGGCGGTGAGCCTGCTGATGCTGTGCGGCGATCGAGGCAAGGCCTGCAATGAGATGCTGGGCGCTGCCTTTAGCGACGAGGATTGGACGGTGCGCGCGGCGGCCGTGCATGTGGCGGCGACCCGGAACCTGACGGCGCTGAAAGGCCAGCTCGCCGTGTTGCTCAACGATAAGAAAGAAAAAGTAAGATTGCGGGCAGCAGCCGGATATTTGCGGATGGAGGCGGGGGTTCCGGCGAAGGCGTTGCCGAAGAAGCTCTAG